A region from the Acanthopagrus latus isolate v.2019 chromosome 8, fAcaLat1.1, whole genome shotgun sequence genome encodes:
- the LOC119025168 gene encoding sodium/potassium/calcium exchanger 1-like isoform X2 yields MNCTKKKLCWLQFPLSGVFVCTLYQLTISARLHEPLPRTLIGEDFGEGSINGVEMAQGLEEPLSATHELEPTDQTTSEMHLAHNTDTTTDFKAPTPPEITPSSMANPTFVAPEPSQETPTLQHIRSKYPADLFSVEDLRRGWVILHIFGMMYMFISLVTVCDEFFVPSLSVISDKLAISDDVTGATFMAAGRSISKVFALIIGLFFTHSNVGIGTIVGSAIYNILFVIGMCALFSRGVLRLTWWPLFRDVSFYILGLILLIIFFLDNVIEWWESLMLVTAYTAYVIFMKFNVQIEGAFKTQLLKHKNVVVTVEEPEQEDMPAGEEGSGGAEDAESDEDDIDKEGDNDVETEEKVKEGEEKNDKPLSLKWPDTPRKQATYLFLLPISLPLWLTVPDVRNQKSRKFFAVTFLGSILWIAVFSYFMVWWANQVGETFGISEEIMGLTILAAGTSIPDLTTSVIVARKGLGDTAMSSSLGSNIFNITVGLPLPLLLYSVIHGLVPVAVSSNGLLCCTMLLFISLLFVITCIASCKWKINRVLGLTMILLYLIFLVICVMLKYRIIVCPVSVG; encoded by the exons ATGAATTGTACCAAAAAGAAGCTGTGCTGGCTCCAGTTTCCACTCTCTGGGGTTTTTGTCTGCACCCTCTACCAGCTGACCATCAGTGCCAGACTTCATGAGCCCCTGCCAAGGACTCTGATTGGAGAGGATTTTGGAGAAGGTTCAATAAATGGGGTTGAGATGGCTCAGGGGCTGGAGGAGCCTCTCAGTGCAACACATGAATTAGAGCCCACAGATCAAACAACATCAGAGATGCATTTGGCTCATAATACGGATACAACTACAGATTTTAAAGCACCCACCCCCCCTGAAATTACACCATCATCGATGGCAAATCCGACTTTTGTGGCCCCTGAGCCTTCGCAGGAGACACCCACACTTCAGCATATTAGGAGCAAGTACCCTGCcgatttattttctgttgaagACCTTAGACGAGGCTGGGTAATCCTCCACATTTTTGGGATGATGTACATGTTCATCTCacttgtgactgtgtgtgatgagtTCTTTGTTCCTTCGCTGAGTGTGATCTCAGACAAGCTTGCCATTTCTGATGATGTAACAGGAGCCACCTTCATGGCTGCTGGAAGATCCATCTCTAAAGTTTTTGCCCTCATCATAGGACTCTTCTTCACCCACAGCAATGTGGGAATTGGCACAATCGTTGGCTCAGCAATCtacaatattttgtttgtgattgGAATGTGTGCTCTGTTTTCACGGGGGGTTCTTCGTCTGACCTGGTGGCCACTTTTCAGAGATGTATCCTTCTACATACTTGGCCTCATCTTACTCATCATTTTCTTCCTGGATAATGTCATAGAGTGGTGGGAGAGCCTGATGCTGGTGACCGCTTACACTGCCTATGTGATTTTCATGAAGTTCAATGTGCAAATAGAGGGAGCCTTCAAGACCCAACTGCTCAAACACAAGAACGTTGTTGTTACTGTGGAGGAACCTGAACAG GAGGACATGCCTGCAGGTGAGGAGGGGTCAGGAGGCGCTGAAGATGCTGAAAGTGATGAAGATGACATCGATAAAGAGGGTGATAATGATGTTGAGACTGAGGAGAAagtgaaggaaggagaggagaaaaatgacAAGCCCCTGTCTCTAAAGTGGCCCGACACACCGCGCAAACAAGCCACCTACCTCTTCCTGCTGCCCATAAGCCTCCCGCTGTGGCTCACAGTTCCTGATGTCCGCAACCAG AAATCCAGAAAATTCTTTGCGGTCACCTTCCTGGGCTCTATTCTGTGGATTGCTGTCTTTTCCTACTTCATGGTGTGGTGGGCCAATCAG GTGGGTGAGACATTTGGCATCTCAGAGGAGATTATGGGCCTGACCATCTTGGCTGCAGGGACGTCCATCCCCGACCTCACCACCAGTGTGATCGTGGCTCGTAAAGGCCTGGGGGACACGGCTATGTCCAGCTCTCTGGGCAGTAACATCTTCAACATCACTGTGGG ACTTCCACTCCCGTTGCTCCTGTACTCAGTCATCCATGGTTTGGTTCCAGTGGCCGTCAGCAGCAATGGGCTCCTCTGTTGCACTATGctgctcttcatctctctcctctttgtcatAACCTGCATTGCATCCTGTAAGTGGAAGATTAACAGGGTGCTGGGCTTGACCATGATCCTGCTCTACCTGATCTTCCTGGTGATTTGTGTGATGCTGAAATACCGTATCATTGTCTGCCCTGTTAGTGTGGGTTAA
- the LOC119025168 gene encoding sodium/potassium/calcium exchanger 1-like isoform X3: MNCTKKKLCWLQFPLSGVFVCTLYQLTISARLHEPLPRTLIGEDFGEGSINGVEMAQGLEEPLSATHELEPTDQTTSEMHLAHNTDTTTDFKAPTPPEITPSSMANPTFVAPEPSQETPTLQHIRSKYPADLFSVEDLRRGWVILHIFGMMYMFISLVTVCDEFFVPSLSVISDKLAISDDVTGATFMAAGRSISKVFALIIGLFFTHSNVGIGTIVGSAIYNILFVIGMCALFSRGVLRLTWWPLFRDVSFYILGLILLIIFFLDNVIEWWESLMLVTAYTAYVIFMKFNVQIEGAFKTQLLKHKNVVVTVEEPEQEDMPAGEEGSGGAEDAESDEDDIDKEGDNDVETEEKVKEGEEKNDKPLSLKWPDTPRKQATYLFLLPISLPLWLTVPDVRNQVGETFGISEEIMGLTILAAGTSIPDLTTSVIVARKGLGDTAMSSSLGSNIFNITVGLPLPLLLYSVIHGLVPVAVSSNGLLCCTMLLFISLLFVITCIASCKWKINRVLGLTMILLYLIFLVICVMLKYRIIVCPVSVG, from the exons ATGAATTGTACCAAAAAGAAGCTGTGCTGGCTCCAGTTTCCACTCTCTGGGGTTTTTGTCTGCACCCTCTACCAGCTGACCATCAGTGCCAGACTTCATGAGCCCCTGCCAAGGACTCTGATTGGAGAGGATTTTGGAGAAGGTTCAATAAATGGGGTTGAGATGGCTCAGGGGCTGGAGGAGCCTCTCAGTGCAACACATGAATTAGAGCCCACAGATCAAACAACATCAGAGATGCATTTGGCTCATAATACGGATACAACTACAGATTTTAAAGCACCCACCCCCCCTGAAATTACACCATCATCGATGGCAAATCCGACTTTTGTGGCCCCTGAGCCTTCGCAGGAGACACCCACACTTCAGCATATTAGGAGCAAGTACCCTGCcgatttattttctgttgaagACCTTAGACGAGGCTGGGTAATCCTCCACATTTTTGGGATGATGTACATGTTCATCTCacttgtgactgtgtgtgatgagtTCTTTGTTCCTTCGCTGAGTGTGATCTCAGACAAGCTTGCCATTTCTGATGATGTAACAGGAGCCACCTTCATGGCTGCTGGAAGATCCATCTCTAAAGTTTTTGCCCTCATCATAGGACTCTTCTTCACCCACAGCAATGTGGGAATTGGCACAATCGTTGGCTCAGCAATCtacaatattttgtttgtgattgGAATGTGTGCTCTGTTTTCACGGGGGGTTCTTCGTCTGACCTGGTGGCCACTTTTCAGAGATGTATCCTTCTACATACTTGGCCTCATCTTACTCATCATTTTCTTCCTGGATAATGTCATAGAGTGGTGGGAGAGCCTGATGCTGGTGACCGCTTACACTGCCTATGTGATTTTCATGAAGTTCAATGTGCAAATAGAGGGAGCCTTCAAGACCCAACTGCTCAAACACAAGAACGTTGTTGTTACTGTGGAGGAACCTGAACAG GAGGACATGCCTGCAGGTGAGGAGGGGTCAGGAGGCGCTGAAGATGCTGAAAGTGATGAAGATGACATCGATAAAGAGGGTGATAATGATGTTGAGACTGAGGAGAAagtgaaggaaggagaggagaaaaatgacAAGCCCCTGTCTCTAAAGTGGCCCGACACACCGCGCAAACAAGCCACCTACCTCTTCCTGCTGCCCATAAGCCTCCCGCTGTGGCTCACAGTTCCTGATGTCCGCAACCAG GTGGGTGAGACATTTGGCATCTCAGAGGAGATTATGGGCCTGACCATCTTGGCTGCAGGGACGTCCATCCCCGACCTCACCACCAGTGTGATCGTGGCTCGTAAAGGCCTGGGGGACACGGCTATGTCCAGCTCTCTGGGCAGTAACATCTTCAACATCACTGTGGG ACTTCCACTCCCGTTGCTCCTGTACTCAGTCATCCATGGTTTGGTTCCAGTGGCCGTCAGCAGCAATGGGCTCCTCTGTTGCACTATGctgctcttcatctctctcctctttgtcatAACCTGCATTGCATCCTGTAAGTGGAAGATTAACAGGGTGCTGGGCTTGACCATGATCCTGCTCTACCTGATCTTCCTGGTGATTTGTGTGATGCTGAAATACCGTATCATTGTCTGCCCTGTTAGTGTGGGTTAA
- the LOC119025168 gene encoding sodium/potassium/calcium exchanger 1-like isoform X1 codes for MNCTKKKLCWLQFPLSGVFVCTLYQLTISARLHEPLPRTLIGEDFGEGSINGVEMAQGLEEPLSATHELEPTDQTTSEMHLAHNTDTTTDFKAPTPPEITPSSMANPTFVAPEPSQETPTLQHIRSKYPADLFSVEDLRRGWVILHIFGMMYMFISLVTVCDEFFVPSLSVISDKLAISDDVTGATFMAAGRSISKVFALIIGLFFTHSNVGIGTIVGSAIYNILFVIGMCALFSRGVLRLTWWPLFRDVSFYILGLILLIIFFLDNVIEWWESLMLVTAYTAYVIFMKFNVQIEGAFKTQLLKHKNVVVTVEEPEQEDMPAGEEGSGGAEDAESDEDDIDKEGDNDVETEEKVKEGEEKNDKPLSLKWPDTPRKQATYLFLLPISLPLWLTVPDVRNQKSRKFFAVTFLGSILWIAVFSYFMVWWANQVGETFGISEEIMGLTILAAGTSIPDLTTSVIVARKGLGDTAMSSSLGSNIFNITVGLPLPLLLYSVIHGLVPVAVSSNGLLCCTMLLFISLLFVITCIASSVWTTACATIPSCGNLLLEIFAPLTPQGKSPPVVIQSGFVR; via the exons ATGAATTGTACCAAAAAGAAGCTGTGCTGGCTCCAGTTTCCACTCTCTGGGGTTTTTGTCTGCACCCTCTACCAGCTGACCATCAGTGCCAGACTTCATGAGCCCCTGCCAAGGACTCTGATTGGAGAGGATTTTGGAGAAGGTTCAATAAATGGGGTTGAGATGGCTCAGGGGCTGGAGGAGCCTCTCAGTGCAACACATGAATTAGAGCCCACAGATCAAACAACATCAGAGATGCATTTGGCTCATAATACGGATACAACTACAGATTTTAAAGCACCCACCCCCCCTGAAATTACACCATCATCGATGGCAAATCCGACTTTTGTGGCCCCTGAGCCTTCGCAGGAGACACCCACACTTCAGCATATTAGGAGCAAGTACCCTGCcgatttattttctgttgaagACCTTAGACGAGGCTGGGTAATCCTCCACATTTTTGGGATGATGTACATGTTCATCTCacttgtgactgtgtgtgatgagtTCTTTGTTCCTTCGCTGAGTGTGATCTCAGACAAGCTTGCCATTTCTGATGATGTAACAGGAGCCACCTTCATGGCTGCTGGAAGATCCATCTCTAAAGTTTTTGCCCTCATCATAGGACTCTTCTTCACCCACAGCAATGTGGGAATTGGCACAATCGTTGGCTCAGCAATCtacaatattttgtttgtgattgGAATGTGTGCTCTGTTTTCACGGGGGGTTCTTCGTCTGACCTGGTGGCCACTTTTCAGAGATGTATCCTTCTACATACTTGGCCTCATCTTACTCATCATTTTCTTCCTGGATAATGTCATAGAGTGGTGGGAGAGCCTGATGCTGGTGACCGCTTACACTGCCTATGTGATTTTCATGAAGTTCAATGTGCAAATAGAGGGAGCCTTCAAGACCCAACTGCTCAAACACAAGAACGTTGTTGTTACTGTGGAGGAACCTGAACAG GAGGACATGCCTGCAGGTGAGGAGGGGTCAGGAGGCGCTGAAGATGCTGAAAGTGATGAAGATGACATCGATAAAGAGGGTGATAATGATGTTGAGACTGAGGAGAAagtgaaggaaggagaggagaaaaatgacAAGCCCCTGTCTCTAAAGTGGCCCGACACACCGCGCAAACAAGCCACCTACCTCTTCCTGCTGCCCATAAGCCTCCCGCTGTGGCTCACAGTTCCTGATGTCCGCAACCAG AAATCCAGAAAATTCTTTGCGGTCACCTTCCTGGGCTCTATTCTGTGGATTGCTGTCTTTTCCTACTTCATGGTGTGGTGGGCCAATCAG GTGGGTGAGACATTTGGCATCTCAGAGGAGATTATGGGCCTGACCATCTTGGCTGCAGGGACGTCCATCCCCGACCTCACCACCAGTGTGATCGTGGCTCGTAAAGGCCTGGGGGACACGGCTATGTCCAGCTCTCTGGGCAGTAACATCTTCAACATCACTGTGGG ACTTCCACTCCCGTTGCTCCTGTACTCAGTCATCCATGGTTTGGTTCCAGTGGCCGTCAGCAGCAATGGGCTCCTCTGTTGCACTATGctgctcttcatctctctcctctttgtcatAACCTGCATTGCATCCT CAGTTTGGACTACAGCTTGTGCCACAATACCCAGCTGTGGAAATCTGCTTTTGGAGATTTTTGCACCCCTGACTCCACAAGGTAAGTCTCCACCTGTTGTTATTCAGTCTGGGTTTGTGCGTTGA
- the LOC119025168 gene encoding sodium/potassium/calcium exchanger 1-like isoform X4 — protein sequence MNCTKKKLCWLQFPLSGVFVCTLYQLTISARLHEPLPRTLIGEDFGEGSINGVEMAQGLEEPLSATHELEPTDQTTSEMHLAHNTDTTTDFKAPTPPEITPSSMANPTFVAPEPSQETPTLQHIRSKYPADLFSVEDLRRGWVILHIFGMMYMFISLVTVCDEFFVPSLSVISDKLAISDDVTGATFMAAGRSISKVFALIIGLFFTHSNVGIGTIVGSAIYNILFVIGMCALFSRGVLRLTWWPLFRDVSFYILGLILLIIFFLDNVIEWWESLMLVTAYTAYVIFMKFNVQIEGAFKTQLLKHKNVVVTVEEPEQEDMPAGEEGSGGAEDAESDEDDIDKEGDNDVETEEKVKEGEEKNDKPLSLKWPDTPRKQATYLFLLPISLPLWLTVPDVRNQKSRKFFAVTFLGSILWIAVFSYFMVWWANQVGETFGISEEIMGLTILAAGTSIPDLTTSVIVARKGLGDTAMSSSLGSNIFNITVGLDYSLCHNTQLWKSAFGDFCTPDSTR from the exons ATGAATTGTACCAAAAAGAAGCTGTGCTGGCTCCAGTTTCCACTCTCTGGGGTTTTTGTCTGCACCCTCTACCAGCTGACCATCAGTGCCAGACTTCATGAGCCCCTGCCAAGGACTCTGATTGGAGAGGATTTTGGAGAAGGTTCAATAAATGGGGTTGAGATGGCTCAGGGGCTGGAGGAGCCTCTCAGTGCAACACATGAATTAGAGCCCACAGATCAAACAACATCAGAGATGCATTTGGCTCATAATACGGATACAACTACAGATTTTAAAGCACCCACCCCCCCTGAAATTACACCATCATCGATGGCAAATCCGACTTTTGTGGCCCCTGAGCCTTCGCAGGAGACACCCACACTTCAGCATATTAGGAGCAAGTACCCTGCcgatttattttctgttgaagACCTTAGACGAGGCTGGGTAATCCTCCACATTTTTGGGATGATGTACATGTTCATCTCacttgtgactgtgtgtgatgagtTCTTTGTTCCTTCGCTGAGTGTGATCTCAGACAAGCTTGCCATTTCTGATGATGTAACAGGAGCCACCTTCATGGCTGCTGGAAGATCCATCTCTAAAGTTTTTGCCCTCATCATAGGACTCTTCTTCACCCACAGCAATGTGGGAATTGGCACAATCGTTGGCTCAGCAATCtacaatattttgtttgtgattgGAATGTGTGCTCTGTTTTCACGGGGGGTTCTTCGTCTGACCTGGTGGCCACTTTTCAGAGATGTATCCTTCTACATACTTGGCCTCATCTTACTCATCATTTTCTTCCTGGATAATGTCATAGAGTGGTGGGAGAGCCTGATGCTGGTGACCGCTTACACTGCCTATGTGATTTTCATGAAGTTCAATGTGCAAATAGAGGGAGCCTTCAAGACCCAACTGCTCAAACACAAGAACGTTGTTGTTACTGTGGAGGAACCTGAACAG GAGGACATGCCTGCAGGTGAGGAGGGGTCAGGAGGCGCTGAAGATGCTGAAAGTGATGAAGATGACATCGATAAAGAGGGTGATAATGATGTTGAGACTGAGGAGAAagtgaaggaaggagaggagaaaaatgacAAGCCCCTGTCTCTAAAGTGGCCCGACACACCGCGCAAACAAGCCACCTACCTCTTCCTGCTGCCCATAAGCCTCCCGCTGTGGCTCACAGTTCCTGATGTCCGCAACCAG AAATCCAGAAAATTCTTTGCGGTCACCTTCCTGGGCTCTATTCTGTGGATTGCTGTCTTTTCCTACTTCATGGTGTGGTGGGCCAATCAG GTGGGTGAGACATTTGGCATCTCAGAGGAGATTATGGGCCTGACCATCTTGGCTGCAGGGACGTCCATCCCCGACCTCACCACCAGTGTGATCGTGGCTCGTAAAGGCCTGGGGGACACGGCTATGTCCAGCTCTCTGGGCAGTAACATCTTCAACATCACTGTGGG TTTGGACTACAGCTTGTGCCACAATACCCAGCTGTGGAAATCTGCTTTTGGAGATTTTTGCACCCCTGACTCCACAAGGTAA